In Balaenoptera ricei isolate mBalRic1 chromosome 4, mBalRic1.hap2, whole genome shotgun sequence, the genomic stretch AAGCAAGTGACCCCAAATGGTAACTTGAATTcacatgaaaaaacaaagaacactggTAAAGATAAAGGTAATTATAAGATGATATAAATGCATAATTTTTTCTCCTTAgctgatttaaaaatcaattgtataaaataatatgattatAATATAATCTtggtcttaaagaaataaaatgcatgtgTAATATTTTTACCAATAACAGTACAAAAGAAGTTGGTGGGAGCAAAGCTGTATTGGGCTACTTTTCAGATGgtaaagtaataattataaccATGTACTGTTGGGTTTGTAACATTAATAGATgtagtatatatttaaaaatcataaaaaggaggaaaatggaaTAGAGAGATGTAGGAACAATGTTTCTATATCTCACTGGAAGTAAGCTAGTATAAATCTGAAGCTGATTCTGATGTTAGGATGCATACCactaaaaaaatagtgaaaatatcATTCAAGAAATTCAAATGcttcattagaaaatatttacttaatgccAAAGAAAGTGGTAAGGGAGGATtagaggcaaaaaaagaaaaaaaaaaaaaagacgagacatacagaaaatgaaaagtatagTGGCAGAGgtaaatccaactatatcaataataacaGTAAATGTGGGTTAAACATTCAAAGGGCAGATTTTTCAGACTGTGTGTATTACCCTACTATATGCTACTAACAAGAGACTTGTTTTAGATACAAAGATacaaatagattgaaagtaaaacaatggaaaaagatatttcatgcagatAGCAACCATGAGAAAGCTGTAGTGGCTTTACTAGTAttagataaaatacactttaaaacaaaaatatttactagaaGAGATAAAAAGGGACATTTTATAATGGTAAAAGGACCAACCCATTAGAAAGacctaataattataaatatgtatgcacctaacaaTAGAGCACTGAAATATAtggagcaaaaactgatagaaaagaAAGGATGATAGTTGGAGACATCAATACACCATTTTCTATAATGGATAGAATAACTAGGCAGAACATCAACAAGGTAATGGAGGACTTGAACcacactataaaccaactagacttAAAAGACATCTATAAAACACTCTACCCAAGAACagcagaagggacttccctggtggtgcagtggttaagaatccgcctgcccacgcaggggacacaggttcgagccctggtccgggaagatcccacatgccgcggagcgactaagcctgtgtgccacaactactgagcctgcgctctagagcccatgagccacaacttctgagcccgcatgccacaactaccgaagcctgtgcgcctacagcccgtgctccgcaacaagagaagccaccaaaatgagaagcctgcgcacctcaacgaagagtagcccctgctcaccgcaactagagaaagcctgcatgcagcaacgaaaacccaatgcagccaaaaataagttaattaactaatttagaaaaaaagatgtaatAGGTTCTGGTTCAAAAGATAAAATGCATAtacaaagctgttaaaaaaaaaaaaaaaaaagaacagcagaatatacatccTTCCTAagtacacatggaatattctctaggCTAGGTTGTATGCTAGGCCATAATACAAACCTCAATAAATtctaaaaagataaaagtaataCATAGTTTGTTCTTcaatcacaatggaattaaattagaaatcaacaaaaaCTTTTGAGAAGCTGagaaatatgtaaaaattgaacaacacattcctaaataagcaatgaatcaaagaagaaatcagaagggaaatcagaaaatactttgaaatgaatgaaaatgaagaatggcatgtagctaaagcagtgcttagaggtaaatttatagctgtaaatgcctatattaagaaagaagaaaggtctcaaatcaataacataaGTTTCCATCAAAAGACGCTggaaaaagagcaaataaacctaaagcaagcagaagaaagaaagtaataaaaGACAGTGGAAATTAATGAACtagataagagaaaaataatagagaagatcaatgaaacaaaaacaagttcTTTGGAAATATcagcaaaattgacaaacctttagctaggttgaccaagaaaaaagagaagactcaactTACTAGAATCAGAATGaaagaaagggggcttccctggtggcgcagtggttgagaatctgcctgccaacgcaggggacacgggttcgagccctggtctgggaagatcccacatgccgcggagcgactaagcccgtgagccacaactactgagcctgcgcgtctggagcctgtgctccgcgacggtgagaggcccgcgcaccgcgatgaagagtggcccccgctcgccacaactggagaaagccctcgcacagaaacgaagacccaacacagccaaaaataaaatataaataaataaataaatttataaaaaaaaaaaaaaaaaaaaaaaaaaaaaaaaaaagaaaggacattaCTATTGACcttacagagatttaaaaaaaaattatgaaggaaTACTATAAataattgtatgccaacaaattagataacgtagatgaaatggacaaattcctagaaagacataaACTATAGAACttgactcaagaagaaactaacaatctgaatagacctatagcAAGTGAAGATATtgaataagtaattttaaaaaaacaaaaaaaccccccaaaatactCCCCACCCAGGTGGCTTCAccactgaattctaccaaacatttaaggacaaATTAATACCAGTTCGTCACAAGCCCTTCctaaaaatagaagagagaacATTCATTTAATGAGGCCAATattacctgataccaaaaccagacaatgacatTAACAAGaatagaaaactacagaccaatatctcttatgaatatgaacacaaagatcctcaacaaaatactagcaaaccaaatccatcaacatacaaaaagaatcatacaccatgaccaagttggatttaccccaggaatgcaaggttggtttaaacTGAGAGGCAATTAAGGTAATATaccatatcaatagaataaaaacaaaacccacatgatcatcctcaataaatgcagaagaaaaagcatttgacaaaattcagcaccctaggaacagaagggaatttACTTAACCTGATAAAGGACATTACGAaaatcccacagctaacatcgtacttaatgatgaaagaccgAATGCTTTCCCCCTACGATCAGGAACACTTAGGGGAGGATCACACAAGGTGTAAGAaccaggagaaggggaagggggtaCCCTAGGGGGTATCCACACACCAGCCAACACCCGTTCCTGAGCGAGAACGCTGCAGCCCAGAGGGGGGCCGACCGCAGTGAGACTGGCCGGGGACTGGGGTGTCGCTGCTCCCTCCTACCCTCTGCCTCGCACACCGTTCAGTCTTGAGTGAGGCCTGCCCTGCAGGGCGGGCAGGCACAACTCCTCCAGCAGGGTCACCCAGGCACACAGTGCTGCCTTGCTAACCTGGTGTTCCCCAACTTCCCTGAGGATGAGACGCACCTGAGTTCTTATTAAGACAGTCCCACAGCCAGACAAGGTCACATCCCAGATCTGGGAGGCCTGGTGCCTGGGATAgttaacaagctcccaggggagTCTTCTGTTCAGGGCTCTGTGGGGCCCACATGACCCAGTGTCCGCACCCAACCCAGCACAGAGGGGAACATTTCAGGAGTGGCCTCCTCTGTGTGCGAGCTACTCCAGGGACCTGCATGATAAGTGAATGGTGCCGGGGTCAGGCTCTGTCCTTGAGGAGGTTGCCAGTCTCAGCCTCGGCTCTGCTCCAGCTCCAGCCGAGAGGCCAAACCTCCCTGCTTGGCCTCCTGCCGATGTGCTTGAATAGCGTGTCTTTTTCGCACGCCCTCCTTTGCAAGAGGCCAGTCCTTTCCTCCACAAATGCAGTGAGAGGAGGTTGTGAAAGGGTCTTACTCTGCCGATTGCTAGCAGACATGCCATGAGTGTCATAATTAAAGGGGTGCAGGACCCTCTCTCTGCTTCAGGATGAGGGACTGGGCACCCCCTGTCCACGCCTGCCTGGCCCAAAGGCCACCCAGCTGCCAGCACGGGGGCTGCCCAGGCCACGTCCAAGCTCCAGCTGGTTGAGGTGAAGGGTGAGAGCCACTGTCCTCCGATCTGTCTCCTGATGCCCAGAGGTCTCCATCATCTGCAGTTACAAGAACCCAAGTTTCCTGGGCCAGAGAGGGATGGATCCCTAAATTTAAATGTCCTGCTCAAGAAAATCTCGGTGCTATGAACCATGTAAGTTGGCTGCTGAGGCTCATATGAGACAATTGTCGTCTGAGCCcctgattttaattttgattataaTCTTTGGTGTTCATCAAAACAGACTCGTTTTCCATTGACTTTGAATAAATGTGATAAATTTGAACTGGAAAATTCaaacaaataaagtaaataaaaataaaacaaagtaaataaaaataaaaaccctgaaacaacagcaaacaaaccTCATGGGGCAGAGATGTGGGCCTTCCCAGAACTTTCCGGGAAGAGTTGTCAaactggggcctcagctgggggcgggcagGCCAGGGCTGAAGGGCCCCCCTTGCCTTGGAGACGAGGGTGGGGTCCTGCAGGTAGCAGCTCACAGGCTCATGGAGCTCAAGGGGCGGTCATGCTGTGGAGACCAGCTGTCCCCAGGAAGAAACCTAGAGTGGGGCCCCCCACTGGCCCAGGGGAAAGCTCGCTTCCCTTTGTAGCTGAAGGGAAGCAGAGCCGGTGCTGGGGAGGGTCAGGTCTAAAATGGTGGGCGGAGTGAGAGCCAGCGGGCAGAGGCCCCGGGAACTGACCCCAGGGCCAGAGAAGGCCGGGAGGGCCGGGGGGCCTGCGCCTACCCAACTTCACCTCCACGTCACTGCTCCTGGTTctctgggcagggccagggctaaGGAGGGAACGTGGCCAGGGGTCAGGAATCGCGGTCCCCGCAGGCCTCGAGGACGGGGTATGGCGGGACTCTGTGCGGCGGTGGGGGGGGCCCTGAAACCTCGAGTCCCCCTCCCGCTGTGGTCATGAGTTGAGGAGTCCTCCCTCTGGTGGCAGGAAAGTCTGGCGATGTTGTTGCCTGGACTGCGGGCAGGGGCAGCCGTGCCTGCCAGGGTGGTCCACGCTGTCCAGAGGGTGAAGGGTGGGTCCCCAGCAGGCCCCAGACTCTTTGACAGCACTTGACACTGCAGGGCCAGCAAATGGGATCCTGGCCATGGCCTCAGGGTCTCGCCCTGAGACACTCAATGCTGCTCTCAGGGACAGTTCTCTGGGCGGCTGTGGATCAAGCTGATAAACCGATAGAGCACGGGAAGTCCTGTGAGGCTGAACTGGACCGTGGGGAAGGCAACCTGGGGCAGAGTTCCCCTTGTCCTTTCTCTGAGGCCCTGAGTGAATTGTCTTTGCTCCTGGCTAAAGTCGGGACCTGATTTTCCCTGGTGATGCCTGAGACAGGTCATCCCCGCAACCACATGCCCCAGGCACCCTCCTACCCACCTGGAGATGCCACCTGCCCTGCAGGGGCCGTGTGGGACCATCACCACCCATTCATGGAACTAGACGGTGCCTCTAGTTGAGGACAGGTCAGAGGAGGATGAGGGACGTTTTACAAACTGGAGCTCATGGTAGTAGGTGAGAGGAAGCCCCCAGGAGCCCCAAAGATGGCCATGCAGATATGCTGAGAAGCAGCTTCCCTCCTTGTGGTAAAGGAGCATCCCCTGGATGTGGGGTCAGGGGGCACACTCAGCGGCGGCCCTAGGCAGGCTCCCTGGGGGTTGGGGCACTGGGGTTCTTTCCTGTGCGCTTTGGAAGCACAGTGGACATCTGGGAACTGTCGCTTTGGGATTCTTGGGTCAACGGGGGCAAGGGAAGTACCAGCAGAGACTTATTCAACTTGTGGCTAAAGCAGTGATGAACAGAGGCATAGAGACGTGGTTTGAAAGCAAGCTGGAGAGGTACATCCACCGCAGCACCACAGCCCAGAGccagctcccctccccatccccatctgACCTTTCGTGCACAGGCTATGCTGGCCCCTGGGCTGAGCCAGACAGGCGTGGTCCACCCTCCAGGCTCCCCACCCTGGCATGTCCCTGTGTCAACAAAAATTCAACTAgcaatcaagaagaaaaatggaattttattcaagACAAACAGAGGATTATAACCTGGAAGACAGATAGaaactctgagaactgttccacctgtTAAAAGTTGATGGCACAGTCATACATTCTCAAGACAAAGGATTGTACATCAAAATGACATACTGATAATTTGCATAAAGTTCACCAAGGATACATGGTTCAGGTAAGCACATATAAAGTGAGAAGCAAGTCACCATGACCCCCTGCAGAGCTGGTGCCCACTCGGGGCCACTTTTGGTCTCTGACGTTCCTGCCAGGACCAGTGTATTTCCCCTCCCTGGCAACTGGTCCAGAGAGGGCCACGTGATGCCCACCAGGCTGGAAGTTCCTAGCAGGAGGTGGTGAGCAACTGAAGAGAGAGAAGGTCATCCCTCCGGACAGGCACTGCCCCTCCAGCTCCATCCCTCTACACCCTGGCCCTTTATGTCCCTCCCATGGCCCGCCCCTCCCCTTTATGTCCCTCCCATGGTCCCGCCCCTTTATCTCCCTCCCATggccccacccctccagccctgctCCTTTATGTCCTTCCCCATGGCCCCGTCCCTCCACAACCCACCCCTTTATGTCCCTCCCATGGCCCCGCCCCTTTATGGCCCTCCCATggccccacccctccagccctgctCCTTTATGTCCTTCCCCATGGCCCCGCCCCTCCACAGACCCACCCCTTTATGTCCCTCCCCTGGacccgcccctccccacccaagCTTCCTGACCCTGGCCTGGGCGGTGCAGCATCTGCAGCCCTGATGACGCCAGGATGCGTGGACTTCACTCCTTTTCCCAGTTTTGCAGGAATTTagcttttatttcatgttttacgGCTACAGAGGCTTGTTACAGTGCTTTTTATTTAATGCAAATACAAGTGACCAATTAGTTTATGATTTCCAAGTCTGTGTccttaaaaaaaagcaaagcagaaaaacaGTGGATAAGCTTAATTTGAATTTTCCTGGAAGTAATTCTTAATATTTGTAACTTGATTTATTTGAATTGGTGGATACAGAAGCATAAAGGTCATAAAGTTCCCTGGCTTCACCAACAGCCACAAGCAGACCCTGTCTGCGCACAGACAGGTCGGGAATGACCTTCACCAACAGACCAAACACATCCGTCATAACTCTCATTCTACAGGCAGGACAGGAGGCGTGGGTGCTTGGGTACAGCTGTCTCCAGAGGCAGAGCTGAGACCCGCCCCGAGCCCCCTGCCCCCGCTGCCCCACGCCCCATAGAGCCAGCAAAGTGTAATCCTGTCGGGAGAACCCCACTGAATGTAGAAGCTTGATTCTCAGTTCTGATTACAGTTACAATGTCAGTACTTGTTGGCTTGTGAAACAGATTTTCCATTTAGAACTGTTAGCATTAACTACTCACTCAATAATCACAGCTCACCTGTAGGAAAGGGCTCTAAATGTGACCATGCTCTTTGGTAGGTGGGACAGACTGTCGGGCCACCCAACCACATTAGGTTTCATTTGCCCCAGTGATGAGCAGATTTAATGAAGGGCAGCCTTTTCAAAGGATGGTGGACAAagctttgtgtttttaaatgtagTGGAGGCTTACGGAAACCACAGTGCTCCAGGCATTTCTGGTAATCAGTTTGTTTTTTCTGGGTTAAGGGGTCTACACAGCCAGGATAGCCAGTACAGCACATGCTTTGTGACTGAGGATTGACTTTCCTAAGTGATGATTACCAAGAGTCCCTGGGGCCAGTCAGCTAACACGATGCCTAACAGCGCTGAAATAATGCTGGGGGCCACTAAAAACAGCCCTTTGGAAAGaggtttcaatttttcattcGCGAAGCAAATCAAGCTCCCTAATTAGCTACGACACAGCTGGGAAGCTCAGCCCCTACTACCCTGCAAGCCCTGCCTTGGCTTCCCTGCCCGACCTCCGTCTCTGCTACAGGAACAGCCCGGCTGCTTTCTCTAGTTCATTCGTGTTCAAAGAACTCATGGCAGGCAGTGGTAACCATGGCAACAAAAGCCATAAATTCCTGGAAGTCGCATTCACCATCTCCATCGTTGTCCAGTGTCTCCATGACTTTGTCCACAACCTCCTGCTCCTTGATTTCCTAAGAGAAATAAGAGCAGTTGTCCAGCTTGTTTCTAAATGAAATATAAGGACATCAAAACATGATCAGAAGTTGGCTGGCTTTAATAATTTGTATCAGAAACAACCTAAGACATGAAATGCAAAATGCCAGAAAGGACTTCTCCTGTGACCGGGAGGCTGTTGGCTGGCAGAAGTCTCTGGGGGTCTGAGCCTTGTCTTCCACCTTCCTTTAGGTCCAGTGGG encodes the following:
- the S100B gene encoding protein S100-B gives rise to the protein MSELEKAMVALIDVFHQYSGREGDKHKLKKSELKELINNELSHFLEEIKEQEVVDKVMETLDNDGDGECDFQEFMAFVAMVTTACHEFFEHE